In Streptomyces sp. NBC_00878, a single window of DNA contains:
- a CDS encoding nucleotide pyrophosphatase/phosphodiesterase family protein, which yields MSTHETPAASAATDGSTTPTPLLVLDVVGLTPRLLDHMPHLKTLAQSGSQATLGTVLPAVTCAAQSTFLTGTHPSEHGIVGNGWYFRDLGDVLLWRQHNGLVSGDKLWDAARRAHPGYTVANICWWYAMGADTDITITPRPIYYADGRKEPDCYTRPPALHDELTEKLGTFPLFHFWGPGADLVSSRWIIDATRHVMSTRHPDLTLCYLPHLDYDLQRFGPDDPRSLKAAADLDAAMAPLLDDARAEGRTVVALSEYGITRVDRPVDINRALRRAGLLEVHTQDGMEYLDPMASRAFAVADHQIAHVYVRRPEDLEATKAALAELPGIEQLLDDEGKKTHHLDHPRSGELVAVAEPDAWFTYYYWLDDARAPDFAQLVEIHRKPGYDPVELFMDPLDPYVKVKAAGALARKKLGMRYRMAVVPLDPSPIRGSHGRLPLSDDEGPLIICSTPRAVGDRVAATDVKSLLLDLAGLG from the coding sequence ATGAGCACCCACGAGACCCCGGCAGCGTCGGCCGCCACCGACGGCTCCACGACCCCCACCCCGCTCCTCGTCCTCGACGTCGTCGGCCTCACCCCCCGTCTCCTCGACCACATGCCCCACCTCAAGACCCTCGCCCAGTCCGGCTCGCAGGCCACCCTCGGCACGGTCCTGCCCGCCGTCACCTGCGCCGCCCAGTCCACCTTCCTCACCGGCACCCACCCGTCCGAGCACGGCATCGTCGGCAACGGCTGGTACTTCCGCGACCTCGGCGACGTACTCCTGTGGCGCCAGCACAACGGTCTGGTGTCCGGGGACAAACTGTGGGACGCCGCCCGGCGCGCCCACCCCGGCTACACGGTCGCCAATATCTGCTGGTGGTACGCCATGGGCGCCGACACCGACATCACCATCACCCCTCGTCCGATCTACTACGCCGACGGCCGCAAGGAACCCGACTGCTACACCCGGCCCCCGGCCCTGCACGACGAACTCACCGAGAAACTCGGCACGTTCCCGCTCTTCCACTTCTGGGGTCCCGGCGCCGACCTCGTCTCCAGCCGCTGGATCATCGACGCCACCCGGCACGTCATGAGCACCCGCCACCCGGACCTGACCCTCTGCTACCTCCCTCATCTCGACTACGACCTGCAGCGCTTCGGCCCCGACGACCCGCGCTCCCTGAAGGCCGCCGCCGACCTGGACGCGGCCATGGCCCCCCTCCTCGACGACGCCCGAGCCGAAGGCCGCACCGTCGTCGCCCTCTCCGAATACGGCATCACCCGCGTGGACCGACCCGTCGACATCAACCGCGCACTGCGCCGCGCAGGGCTCCTCGAAGTGCACACACAGGACGGCATGGAGTACCTCGACCCGATGGCCTCACGTGCCTTCGCCGTCGCCGACCACCAGATCGCCCATGTCTACGTGCGCCGCCCCGAGGACCTCGAAGCCACGAAAGCGGCGCTCGCCGAACTGCCCGGCATCGAGCAACTCCTCGACGACGAGGGCAAGAAGACCCACCACCTCGACCATCCGCGCTCCGGCGAACTCGTCGCCGTCGCGGAGCCGGACGCCTGGTTCACGTACTACTACTGGCTCGACGACGCCCGCGCGCCCGATTTCGCGCAGCTCGTCGAGATCCACCGCAAACCCGGCTACGACCCGGTCGAGCTCTTCATGGATCCGCTCGACCCGTACGTCAAGGTCAAGGCCGCGGGCGCGCTGGCCCGCAAGAAGCTCGGCATGCGCTACCGCATGGCGGTCGTGCCCCTCGACCCGTCACCTATTCGCGGCAGCCACGGCCGCCTCCCCCTGAGCGACGACGAAGGTCCGCTCATCATCTGCTCCACCCCCCGCGCTGTCGGCGACCGCGTCGCGGCCACCGATGTGAAATCGCTGCTGCTCGACCTGGCCGGCCTCGGGTGA
- a CDS encoding TatD family hydrolase, which yields MRIFDPHIHMTSRTTDDYEAMHAAGVRAVVEPAFWLGQPRTSVASFLDYFDSLLGWEPFRAAQYGIAHHCTLALNPKEANDPRCVPVLDELPRYLVKDHVVAVGEIGYDSMTPAEDTALAAQLQLAAQYELPALVHTPHRDKLAGLRRTLDVVRESAVPPGRVLIDHLNETTVKEAKDGGCWLGFSVYPDTKMDEERMVAVLQEYGPEMVLVNSAADWGKSDPLKTRKVADALLKAGFTEDDVDQVLWRNPVAFYGLSGRLDLDVAGTDATHEGNSILRGAPKTDPGTDPDTTPKAAPTTTGA from the coding sequence ATGCGCATCTTCGACCCCCACATCCACATGACGTCACGGACCACCGACGACTACGAAGCCATGCACGCCGCCGGTGTCAGAGCCGTCGTCGAACCCGCCTTCTGGCTCGGCCAGCCCCGCACCTCAGTGGCCTCCTTCCTCGACTACTTCGACTCGCTCCTCGGCTGGGAACCCTTCCGCGCCGCCCAGTACGGCATCGCCCACCACTGCACCCTCGCCCTGAACCCGAAGGAGGCCAACGACCCCCGCTGTGTCCCCGTCCTCGACGAACTGCCCCGGTATCTCGTCAAGGACCACGTCGTGGCCGTCGGCGAGATCGGCTACGACTCGATGACCCCCGCCGAGGACACCGCTCTGGCCGCGCAACTCCAGCTCGCCGCCCAGTACGAACTGCCCGCGCTCGTCCACACGCCGCACCGCGACAAGCTGGCCGGCCTGCGCCGCACCCTCGACGTCGTCCGGGAGTCCGCAGTGCCCCCGGGCCGCGTCCTGATCGACCACCTCAACGAGACCACGGTCAAGGAGGCCAAGGACGGCGGCTGCTGGCTCGGCTTCTCCGTCTATCCGGACACCAAGATGGACGAGGAACGGATGGTCGCGGTCCTGCAGGAGTACGGGCCGGAGATGGTGCTGGTCAACTCCGCGGCCGACTGGGGCAAGAGCGACCCGTTGAAGACCCGCAAGGTCGCCGACGCCCTGCTGAAGGCCGGGTTCACCGAGGACGACGTCGACCAGGTGCTGTGGCGCAACCCCGTCGCCTTCTACGGACTCAGCGGCCGCCTCGACCTGGACGTCGCCGGCACGGACGCCACCCACGAGGGCAACTCCATCCTCCGCGGCGCCCCGAAGACCGACCCCGGGACCGACCCGGACACCACTCCCAAGGCCGCCCCCACGACGACGGGGGCGTGA
- a CDS encoding sugar phosphate isomerase/epimerase — protein MTAFNDESGSGDALRRALGVNRRRFLSTCTAVAAGAIAAPVLGASPALAEDRGRGHDHDRGGHVLVPPGKRGIILYTVRDATARDPLASDLPSGFREVFKQLARHGYRQVEFAGYNQHANAPGGAGLESVAGARLLRSWLDEYGLRAQGNHGFIPSSWPLTSADLDTFKKHLEIANILGMDHMGTGGDPTGSSYPADWDVAADKWNALGRIARREGIKLYTHNHDSAYGFLLDGGPLDAQGRPTRSSGVRKLEYFLKATDPKLVWLEMDVFWAHVAQYKFHTYTAHDGSTREQVFDPAGLVARHNKRYPLFHAKDGVVSTTNGMGYDMVPFGTGVIDYTTFFSRVGERNYHNPMVEDDNSPSATDPAQSLREAKISYDNLAALRARRR, from the coding sequence GTGACCGCGTTCAACGACGAATCCGGATCCGGCGACGCCCTGCGTCGCGCGCTCGGCGTCAACCGCCGCCGCTTCCTCAGCACTTGCACCGCCGTCGCCGCCGGGGCGATCGCCGCCCCGGTTCTGGGAGCCTCACCCGCCCTGGCCGAGGACAGGGGCAGAGGCCACGACCACGACCGGGGCGGCCACGTCCTGGTTCCGCCGGGCAAGCGCGGCATCATCCTCTACACCGTCCGCGACGCGACGGCCCGCGACCCGCTCGCCTCGGACCTGCCCTCCGGCTTCCGCGAGGTGTTCAAGCAACTGGCCCGCCACGGATACCGCCAGGTGGAGTTCGCCGGCTACAACCAGCACGCCAACGCGCCCGGCGGCGCCGGCCTGGAGTCCGTCGCGGGCGCCAGGCTGCTGCGCTCCTGGCTCGACGAGTACGGCCTGCGCGCCCAGGGCAACCACGGCTTCATACCGTCCTCCTGGCCGCTGACCAGCGCCGATCTGGACACCTTCAAGAAGCACCTGGAGATCGCGAACATCCTCGGCATGGACCACATGGGTACCGGCGGAGACCCCACCGGCAGTTCCTACCCGGCCGACTGGGACGTGGCGGCCGACAAGTGGAACGCGCTGGGCAGGATCGCCCGCCGCGAGGGCATCAAGCTGTACACGCACAACCACGACTCCGCTTACGGCTTCCTGCTGGACGGAGGCCCGCTGGACGCCCAGGGCCGGCCCACCCGCAGCTCCGGCGTCCGCAAGCTGGAGTACTTCCTGAAGGCCACCGACCCGAAGCTGGTCTGGCTGGAGATGGACGTCTTCTGGGCACACGTGGCCCAGTACAAGTTCCACACCTACACCGCCCACGACGGCTCCACCCGCGAGCAGGTCTTCGACCCGGCGGGGCTCGTCGCCCGCCACAACAAGCGCTACCCGCTGTTCCACGCCAAGGACGGTGTCGTGAGCACCACCAACGGCATGGGCTATGACATGGTGCCCTTCGGAACAGGCGTCATCGACTACACGACGTTCTTCTCACGGGTCGGGGAGCGGAACTACCACAACCCGATGGTCGAGGACGACAACTCGCCCAGTGCCACCGATCCCGCACAGTCGCTGCGCGAGGCAAAGATCAGTTACGACAACCTCGCGGCCCTCCGCGCAAGGCGCCGCTGA
- the eboE gene encoding metabolite traffic protein EboE, whose amino-acid sequence MRFRHPDGSTVHLAYCTNVHPAETLDGVLAQLRDHCEPVRKRLGRDRLGIGLWLAKDAAHALVSDPSALRGLRTELDLRGLEVVTLNGFPYEGFGAEEVKYRVYKPDWADPERLGHTTALARVLAGLLPDDVTEGTISTLPLAWRTVYDDGRAAQSHAALATLAERLDALEELTGRSIRIGLEPEPGCTVETTADAIAPLTAIGHHRIGICVDTCHLATSFEDPHTALDALAAARVPVVKSQLSAALHAEHPHLPEVREALTAFDEPRFLHQTRTLTAAGLRGTDDLGEALTEDALPDASPWRAHFHVPLHAAPAAPLTSTLPVLKDTLTRLVGGPHPLTSHLEVETYTWQALPPELRPRARAQLADGIAAELTLARDLLTDLGLKELP is encoded by the coding sequence ATGCGCTTCCGGCACCCCGACGGCTCCACCGTCCACCTCGCCTACTGCACCAATGTCCACCCCGCAGAGACCCTCGACGGCGTCCTCGCCCAACTCCGCGACCACTGCGAACCCGTACGCAAACGCCTCGGCCGCGACCGGCTCGGCATCGGCCTGTGGCTCGCCAAGGACGCCGCCCACGCCCTCGTCAGCGACCCGTCCGCCCTGCGCGGGCTGCGCACGGAACTCGACCTCCGCGGCCTCGAAGTCGTCACCCTCAACGGCTTCCCGTACGAAGGGTTCGGCGCCGAAGAGGTCAAGTACCGCGTCTACAAGCCGGACTGGGCCGACCCCGAGCGGCTCGGCCACACCACCGCCCTCGCCCGCGTCCTCGCCGGACTCCTCCCCGACGACGTCACCGAAGGCACCATCTCCACCCTGCCGCTCGCCTGGCGCACGGTGTACGACGACGGCCGTGCCGCCCAGAGCCACGCGGCCCTGGCCACCCTCGCCGAACGCCTCGACGCGCTGGAGGAGCTGACCGGCCGCTCCATCCGCATCGGCCTGGAGCCGGAGCCGGGCTGCACCGTCGAGACCACGGCCGACGCCATCGCCCCGCTCACCGCGATCGGCCATCACCGCATCGGGATCTGCGTCGACACCTGCCACCTCGCCACCTCCTTCGAAGATCCGCACACCGCCCTGGACGCCCTGGCCGCAGCCCGCGTCCCCGTCGTCAAGTCCCAGCTGTCAGCCGCCCTGCACGCCGAACACCCCCACCTCCCCGAAGTCCGCGAGGCCCTCACCGCCTTCGACGAACCCCGCTTCCTGCACCAGACCCGCACTCTCACCGCCGCCGGACTCCGCGGAACCGACGACCTCGGCGAGGCCCTCACGGAGGACGCCCTGCCCGACGCCTCCCCGTGGCGCGCCCACTTCCACGTCCCCCTGCACGCGGCCCCTGCCGCGCCCCTCACCTCCACGCTGCCCGTACTCAAGGACACGCTGACCCGACTGGTCGGCGGCCCGCACCCGCTGACCAGCCACCTCGAGGTCGAGACCTACACCTGGCAGGCTCTCCCGCCCGAGCTGCGCCCGCGCGCCCGCGCCCAGCTCGCCGACGGCATCGCCGCGGAACTCACCCTCGCCCGGGACCTGTTGACGGACCTCGGCCTGAAGGAACTCCCATGA
- a CDS encoding EboA domain-containing protein, producing MNHLHDALGATPTDASADTPTDAPTDASTATPTDAPSSLTSLHSRLNSQLGGAARAWLDQALDEAAAHPGTHGPISVWELRIAEAGRRCGPDHAEAARILLLHAARADAPTLVRVYRQGTAAERRAVLQALPHLVPGPDALPIVEDALRTNDTRLVAAAVGPYAARHLDAHNWRHAVLKCLFTGVPVEAVADLPRRAHADAQLARMLADYADERTAAGRPAPHDLHHVLSLTEHPATPPGTDAPHGSDGKES from the coding sequence GTGAACCACCTCCACGACGCCCTCGGCGCCACCCCGACGGACGCCTCAGCGGACACCCCGACAGATGCCCCTACGGACGCCTCAACGGCCACCCCGACGGACGCCCCGTCCTCCCTCACCTCCCTGCACAGCCGGTTGAACAGCCAACTCGGCGGCGCCGCCCGCGCCTGGCTGGACCAAGCCCTCGACGAGGCGGCAGCCCACCCGGGCACCCACGGGCCCATCTCCGTCTGGGAGTTGCGCATCGCGGAGGCAGGCCGCCGCTGCGGACCCGACCACGCGGAGGCGGCCCGCATCCTCCTCCTGCACGCGGCCCGCGCCGACGCCCCCACCCTCGTCCGCGTCTACCGCCAGGGCACCGCCGCCGAACGCCGCGCCGTCCTCCAGGCCCTGCCCCACCTCGTACCGGGCCCCGACGCTCTGCCGATCGTCGAGGACGCCCTGCGCACGAACGACACCCGGCTCGTGGCCGCCGCCGTCGGCCCGTACGCCGCCCGGCACCTGGATGCCCACAACTGGCGGCACGCCGTGCTCAAGTGCCTGTTCACCGGTGTCCCCGTCGAGGCCGTGGCCGACCTGCCCCGCCGGGCCCACGCCGACGCCCAACTCGCCCGCATGCTCGCCGACTACGCCGACGAACGCACCGCCGCGGGCCGCCCCGCACCCCATGACCTGCACCACGTCCTGTCCCTGACCGAGCACCCGGCCACCCCGCCCGGCACCGACGCCCCCCACGGCAGCGACGGCAAGGAGTCCTGA